The proteins below come from a single Verrucomicrobiota bacterium genomic window:
- a CDS encoding carbonic anhydrase: MRLFEAIVEANHRAVGGDNSASIKPGDFPDSLPVVALTCIDPRLNPLIPEVLGIPEEKFIWLRNAGNIITNPLSSTMRSLALACMVKGGKEIAVIGHTDCLIGKSTIMQLTDRMRALGIERARLPENLVEYFGMFASERQNVLKAVEHIRNSPIIGSKIPVHGFLLDIQSGKLEWIVNGYQTLDTTASKFTSAIRKAEDITQALGDHPPEFQIGGMKFPSSKIGEMASQTSQVLHRVEQKVEEIGATLHKVKEEIGMSKSETPSVVHDRPTAFAAAEPVALSPTSPAALLKKINSSKRYRIIGTDQKVYGPVPASTILRWIDDSRIDAQTPIQPEGATSWQPLGLMPDLGKGKAVPTPPPLPGNKDWFQKR; this comes from the coding sequence ATGCGACTATTTGAAGCCATCGTGGAAGCCAATCACCGCGCGGTGGGCGGTGACAACAGCGCGAGCATCAAGCCGGGGGATTTCCCGGATTCGCTGCCCGTGGTGGCGCTGACCTGCATTGATCCCCGGCTGAATCCCTTGATCCCGGAGGTGCTCGGCATCCCCGAGGAGAAATTCATCTGGCTGCGCAATGCCGGCAACATCATCACCAATCCGCTCAGCAGCACCATGCGTTCCCTCGCGCTGGCCTGCATGGTCAAGGGCGGCAAGGAAATTGCGGTGATCGGCCATACCGATTGCCTCATTGGCAAGAGCACCATCATGCAACTCACGGACCGCATGCGGGCGCTTGGCATCGAGCGGGCGCGGCTTCCTGAAAACCTGGTGGAATATTTCGGCATGTTTGCCAGCGAGCGGCAGAACGTATTGAAGGCGGTGGAACACATCCGCAACAGTCCGATCATTGGCTCCAAAATCCCGGTGCATGGTTTCCTACTGGACATCCAGAGCGGCAAGCTGGAGTGGATTGTCAACGGCTACCAGACGCTGGATACCACGGCTTCCAAATTTACCTCCGCAATTCGTAAAGCCGAGGACATCACCCAGGCGCTGGGGGATCACCCGCCGGAATTTCAGATTGGCGGCATGAAATTTCCCTCTAGTAAAATCGGGGAAATGGCTTCCCAAACCAGCCAAGTGCTGCACCGGGTTGAGCAAAAGGTCGAGGAAATCGGCGCCACGCTGCACAAAGTCAAGGAAGAGATTGGGATGAGCAAATCGGAAACGCCGTCCGTTGTCCATGATCGGCCCACTGCCTTTGCCGCCGCCGAACCCGTCGCCCTATCCCCCACTTCCCCGGCAGCGTTGCTGAAAAAAATTAATTCCAGCAAACGTTATCGCATCATTGGCACGGATCAGAAGGTGTACGGTCCGGTGCCGGCCAGTACCATCCTGCGCTGGATTGATGACAGCCGGATTGACGCCCAGACTCCCATTCAGCCGGAAGGCGCCACCTCATGGCAGCCGCTCGGTTTGATGCCGGATCTTGGCAAAGGCAAAGCCGTTCCTACTCCGCCACCGCTGCCGGGTAATAAAGATTGGTTCCAAAAACGATAG